The genomic segment AGCCCAGGATTTTGAAAGCCCAAGCTGCGAAGCCGCCTGTTCCAGTGTCATATCCTTGTAGTAGTGGAACTCCAATAGCTGCCTCTCTTTGGGAGGAAGCTGTTCGAGCGCCCTTTTCAATTCAGCCTTTTCTTGCTTCAGCGCCACCTGTTCTACGGGAGACCGGCCCGTTTGTTCCTGTTCCAAACGGTCAATGGCGTCGGTGGTCAACATATAAATGGGAACCAAACCCGAAATCAAACCGACGACCTCATCCATTTCATCCTTAAGCGTCATTCTCCTTGTCTCTATCGATCCACGAAGAGTTTCGTCGGCCAGGAACTCGGTGGCGGCAGCTTCAAACTGCAATTTGGAGTTCTTCCGGCGAGTTATGACATCCATTTTTCGCAGTCCATCATACATAGCGCCCCTGATGCGGTAATAAGCAAAAGTTTTAAAAGAGACTCCGAGCTTTGAATCAAACCGGTCTGCTGCTTCCATCAATCCGATGCGTCCTTCTTGAACCAACTCATCCATTTCCAGCGGCACACGGAGGCGCTGCTTGATTTGAAAGGCAATCGACCGGACCAAAGGGGTATATTGTTCGATCAACTCTTCTTTGGAGAGTCCCTCTACTTTATTCATTCTACGAAGATTTCTGTTTAGAGAGAGTTTTCCTTAAAATCTCGGCAAATGAACCCTGTCTGGGGGCATTTGTTTCCTGGGATAGTATCTTTGCGCGGTCCAATTCCATGAGCACGTTGATCTGACCTTCCGCCGAGCCGAGCAGGTAAACCTTTTCTTGAACTTCTACAACGAGGAGGCTTTTTCGCTGGTCAATCGGAACTCGTTCGAGAACGCGAATGGTCCTGCTCCCATATTTTTGCGCGCCGGGAATGAGAAGCGGCAGGACTTTCCTCAGCATGAATACAATGAGCAAGAGCGTCAATCCAAGGAAGATCAACATCCGGAGGAAAAGCGCAGCAAAATTGATATCCTCCGGTGTGGTTGCTTGCTGGGCGAGCTGGAGTAAAAAAATCATCTAACTTTTCATCTCCCCCGTGCGCTTGAGGGACTTCGCGGTTACAAATGAAACCGCCAAGACGCCAAGACGCCAAGATAAAAACAAGAAATTCCTTTTGTCCTTGCTTGGCGCCCTTGGCGACTTGGCGGTTTCATATGATTAAACTTTTTTCAAAATGCGAACGATTTGAACCCCCAGCTTTCCTTCTACGTCCACAAGTTTTCCGCTGGCGATTACTTTTCCATCCACCGATAGATCGACTACTTCGGGAGGCATTTTTTCGAACTCAATGATTTGTCCTTCCTTGAGCGTGGAAAGTTCCTCAAGCGTAAAATTCAGCCGCGCAAATTCGACAATCACCGGTATTTCTAGGCTGGATAAAACTTCAGGCACTCCTTCAGCAGCAGGGGCACTCTCCGGCTTCTTTACCTCAGTCATGTGTCTCAAACCCTCCTGAAATACGCCATCAATGGTTATTTTCGCACTCCCTGCACCGTCTGAAAATAGCGATGCCTGGATGACTCCACGGCGCAACATTGAACTGTGAAGCCCGACCTTCC from the bacterium genome contains:
- a CDS encoding sigma-70 family RNA polymerase sigma factor: MNKVEGLSKEELIEQYTPLVRSIAFQIKQRLRVPLEMDELVQEGRIGLMEAADRFDSKLGVSFKTFAYYRIRGAMYDGLRKMDVITRRKNSKLQFEAAATEFLADETLRGSIETRRMTLKDEMDEVVGLISGLVPIYMLTTDAIDRLEQEQTGRSPVEQVALKQEKAELKRALEQLPPKERQLLEFHYYKDMTLEQAASQLGLSKSWASRLHAKAISKLQKLFAGRSSVAGKK
- a CDS encoding flagellar biosynthetic protein FliO, whose protein sequence is MIFLLQLAQQATTPEDINFAALFLRMLIFLGLTLLLIVFMLRKVLPLLIPGAQKYGSRTIRVLERVPIDQRKSLLVVEVQEKVYLLGSAEGQINVLMELDRAKILSQETNAPRQGSFAEILRKTLSKQKSS